Proteins encoded in a region of the Planococcus citri chromosome 1, ihPlaCitr1.1, whole genome shotgun sequence genome:
- the Rhp gene encoding rhophilin-2 isoform X2, with protein MKKTQNEELKMVENKSIRRCHENGKKNNIDDKENVENETGFDDDVDDEDENWDKKGYCSFAFVRGSDPRVATCRGKLQNKRSKLNQEINKELRLRAGAENLFKATTNRKLKETVALELSFVNSNLQLLKEQLAELNSSVELYQGESKEPVMPMIPLGLKETKEIDFAESFKDFILEHYSEDGNEYEDVIKEFMNMRQAMRTPHRDNSGISLLFQYYNQLYFVERRFFPPDRSLGIYFEWYDSLTGVPSCQRTVAFEKACVLFNMAAIYTQMGAKQDRLTSKGLDQAVDNFLRAAGTFTYIQENFTNAPSMDLAPHMMDMLIQLMLAQARECLFEKLELQSQDKRDVDISLDLAQEAAQVADVYSLVYNLISVPAVRDYVPYSWIALTQVKREHYAAIAHYHSAVGMLVKSLEEFSCHTKRMLQLMHTTPLNEIYSSSFTDEQRKQLGRAHFKSALLFHEEAHRILRLCRELRNKHFLSHVLTKTHERTIKAFENVEDDEDEFSEVLDPPSIEPSSKFQLSLTPPDFAHLPVEDLFYRLGPVAIFSAKHHWTVPRNIQLQRTGSSDSGFGFSVRGDAPVIIATVDSGSLARFAGMKEGDFIVSINEKDVKWAHHEEVVKLIKDSGDTLSLKLVTPMDRNYLKPKSKTAANSSNSSESGGTNSRNSSYQHSPSGSVSTQKKLTWNPFKKQREKDTNYSNISR; from the exons ggTTCCGATCCTCGAGTTGCGACATGTCGAGGAAAACTACAAAATAAAAGATCGAAACTGAATCAAGAGATTAATAAGGAACTGAGGCTGAGAGCAGGCGCTGAAAATCTTTTCAA GGCTACCACGAATCGTAAACTAAAAGAAACCGTCGCCCTGGAATTAAGTTTCGTCAACTCGAATCTTCAGCTTTTAAAAGAACAGCTCGCAGAACTGAACAGCTCCGTTGAACTATATCAAGGCGAAag CAAGGAACCGGTAATGCCGATGATTCCTTTGGGACTCAAAGAAACCAAAGAGATTGATTTTGCGGAATCGTTcaag GATTTTATTTTAGAGCACTACAGCGAAGATGGGAATGAATACGAAGATGTTATAAAAGAATTTATGAATATGAGACAA GCTATGAGAACGCCGCACAGAGACAATTCTGGGATATCTTTGTTATTTCAGTATTACAACCAGTTATATTTCGTCGAAAGAAGATTTTTTCCTCCGGATAGAAGTTTAGGCATATATTTCGAATG GTATGATTCATTAACCGGAGTGCCAAGCTGTCAGCGTACGGTTGCTTTTGAAAAAGCTTGCGTGTTGTTCAATATGGCGGCTATTTATACTCAAATGGGCGCCAAACAAGACCGTTTGACTAGCAAAGGTCTCGATCAAGCTGTTGATAATTTTCTCAGAGCTGCTGGCACCTTTACGTATATTCAGGAGAATTTTACCAACGCTCCGAGCATGGATTTGGCTCCTCATATGATGGATATGCTGATACAGTTGATGTTG GCACAAGCTCGAGAATGCTTATTCGAAAAATTAGAACTACAATCGCAAGACAAAAGAGACGTGGATATTTCATTAGATTTAGCGCAAGAAGCAGcccag GTTGCCGATGTTTACTCGCTAGTTTACAATTTAATATCAGTACCGGCGGTTAGAGATTACGTTCCATATTCATGGATAGCGTTGACGCAAGTGAAACGTGAACATTATGCAGCTATTGCACATTACCATAGTGCAGTCGGCATGCTAGTGAAATCATTAGAAGAGTTTAGCTGCCACACGAAAAGAATGTTACAACTCATGCATACGACTCCTCTAAACGAGATATATTCTTCGTCGTTTACCGATGAACAGCGCAagcaattag gaAGAGCGCATTTCAAATCTGCATTATTATTTCACGAAGAAGCTCATCGAATCTTAAGGTTGTGTAGAGAACTGAGAAACAAACACTTCCTATCTCACGTGCTCACCAAAACCCACGAACGTACCATCAAAGCGTTCGAAAACGTGGAAGACGACGAAGATGAATTCAGTGAAGTTCTAGACCCACCTAGTATAGAAC CGTCTTCAAAATTCCAGTTATCACTGACACCGCCAGACTTTGCTCATCTACCCGTAGAAGATTTATTTTATCGTCTAGGACCTGTTGCAATTTTCTCGGCGAAACATCACTGGACCGTACCGCGAAATATTCAGTTGCAGAGGACGGGCAGTTCCGATTCTGGATTTGGGTTCAGTGTCAGGGGAGATGCACCTGTTATCATTGCTACCGTTGATTCCGGATCGTTAGCTCGC TTCGCAGGTATGAAAGAAGGCGATTTTATCGTATCGATAAACGAAAAAGATGTGAAATGGGCTCATCACGAGGAAGTGGTTAAATTAATTAAAGATTCCGGAGATACGCTTTCATTAAAATTAGTCACTCCAATGgatagaaattatttaaaa ccaaaaagcaaaactgcAGCGAATAGCAGCAACAGTAGTGAAAGTGGAGGAACAAATTCCCGTAACAGTTCGTATCAACATAGTCCATCTGGTTCAGTTTCAACGCAAAAGAAGTTGACGTGGAATCCGTTTAAAAAACAAAGAGAAAAGGATACAAATTACAGTAATATTTCAAgatga
- the Rhp gene encoding rhophilin-2 isoform X3 produces the protein MAQAAVLRAQNRATNKGSDPRVATCRGKLQNKRSKLNQEINKELRLRAGAENLFKATTNRKLKETVALELSFVNSNLQLLKEQLAELNSSVELYQGESKEPVMPMIPLGLKETKEIDFAESFKDFILEHYSEDGNEYEDVIKEFMNMRQAMRTPHRDNSGISLLFQYYNQLYFVERRFFPPDRSLGIYFEWYDSLTGVPSCQRTVAFEKACVLFNMAAIYTQMGAKQDRLTSKGLDQAVDNFLRAAGTFTYIQENFTNAPSMDLAPHMMDMLIQLMLAQARECLFEKLELQSQDKRDVDISLDLAQEAAQVADVYSLVYNLISVPAVRDYVPYSWIALTQVKREHYAAIAHYHSAVGMLVKSLEEFSCHTKRMLQLMHTTPLNEIYSSSFTDEQRKQLGRAHFKSALLFHEEAHRILRLCRELRNKHFLSHVLTKTHERTIKAFENVEDDEDEFSEVLDPPSIEPSSKFQLSLTPPDFAHLPVEDLFYRLGPVAIFSAKHHWTVPRNIQLQRTGSSDSGFGFSVRGDAPVIIATVDSGSLARFAGMKEGDFIVSINEKDVKWAHHEEVVKLIKDSGDTLSLKLVTPMDRNYLKPKSKTAANSSNSSESGGTNSRNSSYQHSPSGSVSTQKKLTWNPFKKQREKDTNYSNISR, from the exons ggTTCCGATCCTCGAGTTGCGACATGTCGAGGAAAACTACAAAATAAAAGATCGAAACTGAATCAAGAGATTAATAAGGAACTGAGGCTGAGAGCAGGCGCTGAAAATCTTTTCAA GGCTACCACGAATCGTAAACTAAAAGAAACCGTCGCCCTGGAATTAAGTTTCGTCAACTCGAATCTTCAGCTTTTAAAAGAACAGCTCGCAGAACTGAACAGCTCCGTTGAACTATATCAAGGCGAAag CAAGGAACCGGTAATGCCGATGATTCCTTTGGGACTCAAAGAAACCAAAGAGATTGATTTTGCGGAATCGTTcaag GATTTTATTTTAGAGCACTACAGCGAAGATGGGAATGAATACGAAGATGTTATAAAAGAATTTATGAATATGAGACAA GCTATGAGAACGCCGCACAGAGACAATTCTGGGATATCTTTGTTATTTCAGTATTACAACCAGTTATATTTCGTCGAAAGAAGATTTTTTCCTCCGGATAGAAGTTTAGGCATATATTTCGAATG GTATGATTCATTAACCGGAGTGCCAAGCTGTCAGCGTACGGTTGCTTTTGAAAAAGCTTGCGTGTTGTTCAATATGGCGGCTATTTATACTCAAATGGGCGCCAAACAAGACCGTTTGACTAGCAAAGGTCTCGATCAAGCTGTTGATAATTTTCTCAGAGCTGCTGGCACCTTTACGTATATTCAGGAGAATTTTACCAACGCTCCGAGCATGGATTTGGCTCCTCATATGATGGATATGCTGATACAGTTGATGTTG GCACAAGCTCGAGAATGCTTATTCGAAAAATTAGAACTACAATCGCAAGACAAAAGAGACGTGGATATTTCATTAGATTTAGCGCAAGAAGCAGcccag GTTGCCGATGTTTACTCGCTAGTTTACAATTTAATATCAGTACCGGCGGTTAGAGATTACGTTCCATATTCATGGATAGCGTTGACGCAAGTGAAACGTGAACATTATGCAGCTATTGCACATTACCATAGTGCAGTCGGCATGCTAGTGAAATCATTAGAAGAGTTTAGCTGCCACACGAAAAGAATGTTACAACTCATGCATACGACTCCTCTAAACGAGATATATTCTTCGTCGTTTACCGATGAACAGCGCAagcaattag gaAGAGCGCATTTCAAATCTGCATTATTATTTCACGAAGAAGCTCATCGAATCTTAAGGTTGTGTAGAGAACTGAGAAACAAACACTTCCTATCTCACGTGCTCACCAAAACCCACGAACGTACCATCAAAGCGTTCGAAAACGTGGAAGACGACGAAGATGAATTCAGTGAAGTTCTAGACCCACCTAGTATAGAAC CGTCTTCAAAATTCCAGTTATCACTGACACCGCCAGACTTTGCTCATCTACCCGTAGAAGATTTATTTTATCGTCTAGGACCTGTTGCAATTTTCTCGGCGAAACATCACTGGACCGTACCGCGAAATATTCAGTTGCAGAGGACGGGCAGTTCCGATTCTGGATTTGGGTTCAGTGTCAGGGGAGATGCACCTGTTATCATTGCTACCGTTGATTCCGGATCGTTAGCTCGC TTCGCAGGTATGAAAGAAGGCGATTTTATCGTATCGATAAACGAAAAAGATGTGAAATGGGCTCATCACGAGGAAGTGGTTAAATTAATTAAAGATTCCGGAGATACGCTTTCATTAAAATTAGTCACTCCAATGgatagaaattatttaaaa ccaaaaagcaaaactgcAGCGAATAGCAGCAACAGTAGTGAAAGTGGAGGAACAAATTCCCGTAACAGTTCGTATCAACATAGTCCATCTGGTTCAGTTTCAACGCAAAAGAAGTTGACGTGGAATCCGTTTAAAAAACAAAGAGAAAAGGATACAAATTACAGTAATATTTCAAgatga
- the LOC135831576 gene encoding acyl-coenzyme A thioesterase 13-like has product MTEVIHNSKVNGVTEGEDETARVKDIFKKIVQGSSHDKVLDKVEVIYAGNGRFIGEMLIEPEHTNIYGSLHGGFTATLIDICTSIAMSTHPRKGNGVSVDLNISYLKPGLLNERIVITADTIRVGKTMGFSEAVITSKASGDILAKGMHTKYVDSVKYALTK; this is encoded by the exons ATGACTGAAGTAATTCATAACTCAAAAGTTAACGGCGTGACTGAGGGAGAAGATGAAACAGCTCGCGTgaaagatattttcaaaaaaattgtccaggGAAGTTCGCACGATAAAGTTTTAGATAAG gtcGAAGTTATTTATGCTGGAAATGGTCGTTTTATTGGAGAAATGTTAATTGAACCAGAGCACACGAATATATATGGTTCCTTGCATGGCGGTTTTACAGCTACTCTAATCGATATTTGTACATCAATTGCAATGAGTACTCATCCGCGAAAAGGAAACGGAGTCTCTGTTGACTTGAATATTTC ATATCTCAAACCTGGACTGTTAAATGAACGAATTGTGATCACAGCAGATACGATTAGGGTTGGAAAAACGATGGGATTTTCAGAAGCAGTGATAACCAGTAAAGCTTCTGGAGATATATTGGCCAAAGGAATGCATACGAAATATGTAGATTCAGTCAAATACGCCTTGACCAAATAA